One genomic window of Kosmotoga olearia TBF 19.5.1 includes the following:
- a CDS encoding membrane protein, producing MENVKKKKIIEPILLLLFLSLFLFLFGSRMGLGNMFKTIMYTAHDLLLNTVFFIMAVAVLTGALGGLLSEFGVVEMLNKLLSPLMKPLYNLPGAAAIGIVTTYLSDNPAILSLVKDRNFIRCFKQYQLPLMCNLGTSFGMGLMLTTFMIAQSAIAGYSLLVPALVGNVAAILGSVVSVRIMAFYTKKAFRHSAAFGDIELTDSTLSHTDKGLFERFMDAVLEGGKSGVELGVSIIPGVLIISTFIMMLTYGPASPEGYSGVAYEGIAVLPWLGERLFWVLKFLFGFSSPELIAFPLTSLGSTGAALALVPKFIADGVLMPNDVAVLTAIGMCWSGYLSTHVAMMDSLGSRQLVGKAIFSHTIGGISAGVFAHFVYVLIS from the coding sequence ATGGAAAACGTGAAGAAGAAGAAGATCATCGAACCCATTCTGCTTCTCCTTTTTCTTTCCCTTTTTCTATTTCTTTTTGGTTCACGTATGGGATTGGGTAACATGTTTAAAACCATCATGTACACCGCTCACGACTTGTTGTTGAATACAGTGTTCTTTATCATGGCGGTTGCCGTACTTACGGGAGCTCTGGGTGGACTGCTTTCGGAATTCGGTGTTGTGGAAATGCTGAATAAGTTACTCTCGCCTCTCATGAAACCCCTGTACAACCTGCCGGGGGCTGCTGCTATCGGTATAGTAACCACATATCTTTCAGATAACCCGGCGATCCTTTCATTGGTGAAAGACAGGAATTTCATAAGGTGTTTTAAGCAGTATCAACTACCTCTTATGTGTAATCTTGGAACCTCCTTTGGAATGGGGCTAATGCTCACAACCTTTATGATTGCCCAGTCAGCTATTGCCGGTTACAGTCTTCTTGTTCCAGCGCTTGTGGGAAATGTTGCGGCTATTCTTGGAAGCGTGGTTTCTGTGAGGATCATGGCTTTCTATACGAAGAAAGCCTTCAGACATTCAGCAGCATTTGGAGACATAGAGTTGACAGACAGCACACTTTCACACACTGATAAGGGACTTTTTGAAAGATTTATGGATGCTGTGCTTGAAGGTGGAAAAAGTGGCGTTGAGCTGGGTGTTTCGATAATTCCCGGTGTGTTAATAATCTCCACCTTTATAATGATGCTCACCTACGGACCTGCTTCTCCTGAAGGATATTCAGGCGTTGCATATGAGGGAATTGCTGTATTGCCATGGCTGGGGGAGAGACTCTTCTGGGTTTTGAAGTTTCTATTTGGTTTTTCCTCCCCGGAACTCATTGCCTTCCCGCTCACTTCGCTGGGTTCAACAGGAGCGGCTCTTGCCCTGGTGCCAAAATTCATAGCTGATGGGGTACTCATGCCCAATGACGTTGCAGTATTAACGGCTATCGGTATGTGCTGGAGCGGATACCTTTCAACACACGTTGCGATGATGGATTCTCTGGGATCGAGGCAACTGGTCGGTAAAGCAATCTTCAGCCACACGATAGGTGGTATCAGCGCAGGGGTCTTTGCCCATTTTGTATATGTGTTGATATCGTAA
- a CDS encoding DUF3795 domain-containing protein, with protein sequence MRAYCGIDCFRCPVYIATVNNDDKLREETAKKWSKEINLEITAKDLVCYGCKSSQTWKMCRDCPFVKCCKGKGLDNCGECDSYPCAEINKFLKNLPEESAFLDQVHKQRFPD encoded by the coding sequence ATGAGAGCATATTGTGGTATTGACTGTTTTAGATGTCCCGTGTACATAGCTACGGTTAACAATGACGACAAGCTTCGTGAAGAAACGGCAAAAAAATGGAGTAAAGAGATTAACCTGGAAATCACAGCGAAAGACCTGGTCTGCTACGGCTGCAAATCCAGTCAAACATGGAAGATGTGCAGAGATTGTCCTTTTGTTAAATGCTGCAAGGGAAAAGGTTTGGACAACTGCGGTGAATGTGATTCCTACCCCTGTGCTGAAATCAACAAATTCCTGAAAAACCTTCCGGAAGAATCAGCATTTCTTGATCAAGTTCATAAACAGCGGTTCCCGGATTAA
- a CDS encoding ParB N-terminal domain-containing protein, with protein sequence MELEKAFLLHLDKIQPSQLYISQAKLKRVLDIIEKEGFEALPPIPVIRLKGFIIYTDGHTRAMAAYLSGLEEVLVYWDEDELDLQAYEICVDWCLDEEIKSISDLKDRIIPHSDYEILWYERCRKMQEDLENKKERR encoded by the coding sequence GTGGAGTTGGAAAAGGCGTTTCTTCTTCACCTTGATAAAATTCAACCCAGTCAGCTATACATAAGCCAGGCAAAATTGAAAAGAGTGCTGGATATCATTGAAAAGGAGGGGTTCGAAGCTCTTCCACCGATTCCTGTTATAAGACTAAAAGGATTCATTATCTATACGGACGGGCATACACGGGCCATGGCTGCATATCTCAGCGGTTTGGAAGAGGTGCTCGTGTATTGGGATGAAGATGAACTTGATCTACAAGCCTACGAAATCTGCGTTGATTGGTGCCTCGATGAAGAAATTAAGAGTATTTCCGACCTAAAAGACAGAATCATTCCGCACAGCGACTACGAAATCTTGTGGTACGAAAGATGTAGAAAAATGCAGGAAGATCTTGAAAACAAAAAAGAACGGAGATGA
- a CDS encoding inorganic pyrophosphatase, with amino-acid sequence MNFWERFEAFITEHEIVIDRPKGSQHPKYPQIVYPLDYGYLKGTTAGDGSGIDVWIGSMDERKITGVVITVDSLKRDSEVKILIGCNEDDKKKILKIVNNSHMSGIIIDNPIIE; translated from the coding sequence ATGAATTTCTGGGAAAGGTTTGAAGCATTCATAACTGAGCATGAGATAGTCATAGACAGACCAAAAGGAAGCCAGCACCCGAAATATCCCCAAATTGTGTATCCGCTGGATTACGGTTACCTCAAAGGAACAACGGCGGGGGATGGTAGTGGAATAGACGTCTGGATTGGTTCCATGGATGAAAGAAAGATCACCGGAGTGGTAATAACAGTTGATTCATTAAAAAGGGATTCTGAGGTTAAGATCCTGATTGGCTGTAATGAAGATGATAAAAAGAAGATTCTTAAAATAGTAAATAACTCGCACATGAGTGGAATTATTATCGATAATCCCATCATCGAATAG
- a CDS encoding LemA family protein, which translates to MQFVLLIGFVVMLLCVLFAMQNLKKKRLIDDTPTSKVKGVFIGLVELKGKVKTTRPLTSYLTEKPCVYYRWSIEEHWTKRTTETYTDSHGKTRTRTKTESGWKTVASGGDEIPFELCDDTGCILIRPEKARVEAITVMNRVCGRSDPLYYGKGPDRAIMYSDHRRRFVERIIPPDADLYVFGQAREREDIVAPEVAYDKEAPMFLISTREEKKLSRRYSLYYWLLVAVGIIAAIATAYFSIDRTFSLPQEPIQPYIVTIGSFLVMLFIGWFWVTHNSLKSLQRRVQQGWSQIEVQLKRRHDLIPLLVNVVKGLVKHEQDTQEKLAELRGELENMSGKEVLKVLIERYPNLKSQEAFIKLQKELSDTENRIALARGYYNEIASFYNARLERFPDLIVAKLGRLKHQRLWKQ; encoded by the coding sequence ATGCAGTTTGTGTTGTTAATAGGATTCGTCGTCATGTTATTATGCGTGCTTTTCGCGATGCAAAATCTAAAAAAGAAAAGGTTAATAGACGATACTCCTACTTCAAAAGTAAAAGGTGTTTTCATCGGTCTTGTAGAACTAAAAGGGAAAGTCAAAACAACACGACCTCTCACGAGCTATCTGACTGAAAAGCCCTGTGTTTATTATCGATGGTCGATTGAAGAGCACTGGACAAAACGCACTACCGAGACATATACCGATTCTCATGGAAAAACAAGGACAAGAACAAAGACCGAAAGTGGTTGGAAAACAGTAGCTTCTGGTGGCGACGAAATACCCTTTGAGCTCTGCGATGATACCGGCTGTATTCTTATCAGGCCGGAAAAAGCAAGGGTAGAAGCCATAACCGTCATGAACCGTGTTTGCGGTAGAAGCGATCCTTTGTATTACGGAAAAGGTCCCGACCGCGCGATAATGTATTCCGATCACCGCAGGAGATTCGTTGAACGGATCATTCCACCCGACGCTGATTTGTACGTTTTCGGGCAGGCGAGAGAGAGGGAAGATATTGTAGCACCTGAAGTGGCATACGATAAAGAAGCTCCTATGTTCCTTATTTCCACTAGGGAAGAGAAAAAACTCAGCCGAAGGTACAGCCTTTACTACTGGCTTCTGGTAGCTGTGGGTATCATTGCAGCTATCGCAACCGCGTATTTTTCGATCGATCGAACATTCTCTCTTCCACAGGAACCGATTCAGCCGTATATTGTAACAATAGGTTCCTTTCTGGTTATGCTGTTTATAGGATGGTTCTGGGTAACCCACAACAGCCTCAAATCTTTGCAAAGGCGGGTTCAGCAGGGTTGGTCCCAGATAGAAGTACAGTTAAAACGAAGGCACGACCTGATACCTCTGCTGGTGAATGTGGTTAAGGGACTTGTAAAACACGAACAGGATACCCAGGAAAAGCTCGCAGAACTTCGTGGAGAACTCGAAAACATGTCCGGCAAAGAAGTCCTCAAGGTTCTCATTGAACGCTATCCGAATCTAAAATCACAGGAAGCCTTTATAAAGCTCCAGAAAGAACTCAGCGACACCGAAAACAGGATTGCCCTGGCAAGGGGCTATTACAATGAAATCGCTTCGTTCTACAACGCAAGGCTCGAACGATTTCCGGATCTTATTGTTGCAAAGCTTGGAAGATTGAAACACCAGCGACTCTGGAAGCAATAA
- a CDS encoding histidine phosphatase family protein, with translation MDLLLIRHGHSVGDDERRIKGSWDVELTPKGLKQAKLLKERLEKENYKCDLLFSSPLKRAAQTAEAVSQAVGKPIIYDSRLREQDSGKFAGMTREEASKFSPPPDEKGYRNYVPIPGGESLLDHIRRVSEFYLELIDKHMDKRVCIVTHGGTINVLLRIIYNLPVNQPYVDKHIYLFAMNDTAMSRLIIRGPQDVITYYLNNFSHLTAIK, from the coding sequence ATGGATTTGCTCCTTATCAGGCATGGACATTCTGTTGGAGACGATGAAAGACGAATTAAAGGAAGCTGGGATGTCGAACTCACTCCAAAGGGTCTTAAACAGGCAAAGCTGCTCAAAGAAAGACTGGAAAAAGAGAATTACAAATGTGACCTTCTTTTTTCAAGCCCATTGAAACGTGCAGCTCAAACTGCTGAAGCAGTTTCTCAGGCTGTGGGAAAGCCTATAATCTATGATTCAAGGTTACGTGAACAGGATTCAGGAAAATTCGCGGGAATGACCAGGGAAGAGGCTTCAAAATTTAGTCCACCGCCAGATGAAAAGGGTTACAGAAACTATGTTCCGATACCTGGTGGAGAATCACTGTTAGACCATATCCGCAGGGTGAGCGAATTCTATCTCGAACTTATCGATAAGCATATGGATAAGCGAGTCTGTATAGTGACCCACGGTGGAACCATAAATGTATTGTTGCGGATCATTTATAACCTGCCTGTGAATCAACCGTATGTGGATAAACACATCTATTTGTTTGCTATGAACGATACAGCTATGTCCAGATTGATAATCAGAGGTCCACAGGATGTCATTACCTATTACCTTAATAATTTCAGCCACCTGACTGCGATAAAGTAA
- a CDS encoding NUDIX hydrolase, with protein MDRKWCIVNVEAAIFNGDKWLVIKRSEKEEHAPGAISFVGGKVEVKKASLNILEETLKREIMEEVGIEVYDDLQYVESKSFFTDKGDPVVDIVFLCRHRSGEPRCVNEDEVAGVFWLTAQEILEDVNTPIWVKQSLRIAEKMRLNQKN; from the coding sequence ATGGATAGGAAATGGTGTATTGTGAATGTCGAAGCAGCGATTTTTAATGGAGATAAATGGCTCGTTATCAAAAGAAGCGAAAAAGAAGAACATGCTCCCGGCGCAATTTCGTTTGTTGGAGGAAAAGTAGAGGTCAAGAAAGCTTCTCTCAATATATTGGAAGAAACCCTGAAACGAGAGATCATGGAGGAAGTCGGGATAGAGGTTTACGATGACCTCCAGTATGTTGAGAGCAAATCTTTTTTTACAGATAAAGGTGATCCCGTCGTCGATATCGTATTCCTTTGCAGACACAGAAGCGGTGAACCGCGCTGTGTAAATGAAGATGAAGTTGCAGGGGTATTCTGGTTAACTGCTCAGGAGATTCTCGAAGATGTTAATACCCCTATATGGGTAAAGCAGAGTTTGAGAATCGCTGAAAAAATGAGATTGAACCAAAAAAACTAA
- a CDS encoding S8 family serine peptidase → MAAPHVSGIVALLMSKGYTGVETIRKILRDTAEDLGEPGFDNYYGAGLVDAYRALTYDTGYEPFIVWTVDAVTGVIDSITCADEGGNFLLTEVIARSVYIYAWRDVDRNMYLTSGDLYGYYGYSGGNPKDGTPTAITVEPGETITVEFQFSPIITDRLKPVFEGSLLQKVLEIKEAAVEEYYNKLERK, encoded by the coding sequence ATGGCAGCCCCACACGTTTCTGGAATTGTAGCGCTTCTTATGAGCAAAGGTTATACCGGTGTTGAAACGATAAGGAAAATCCTTAGAGATACCGCGGAAGATCTTGGAGAACCTGGTTTTGACAACTATTACGGTGCAGGTCTGGTTGACGCATACAGGGCTCTGACATACGATACAGGATACGAGCCTTTCATTGTGTGGACGGTTGACGCTGTTACAGGAGTTATAGATTCGATAACCTGTGCAGATGAGGGCGGGAATTTCTTGCTAACGGAAGTAATAGCGCGTAGTGTTTACATCTATGCATGGAGAGATGTAGATCGCAATATGTATCTAACTTCTGGAGACCTCTACGGTTATTACGGTTACTCTGGTGGCAACCCAAAAGATGGAACACCCACCGCTATTACCGTTGAACCGGGTGAGACCATCACAGTGGAATTTCAGTTCTCACCTATTATTACTGATAGGTTGAAACCCGTATTTGAAGGAAGCCTTCTCCAAAAGGTGCTGGAGATCAAAGAAGCAGCGGTTGAAGAATATTACAATAAACTGGAGCGTAAATAG
- a CDS encoding peptidase S8, which translates to MKKRDFFVISLFFVFFLLSGCIFNLYKSKIFGSISPFVGSVVGGQQSVLVIEPSTSPIESEHYVPGEYVVKFNNWLDRNKASSLLMSIGMDKGSIQKTLSFRDGKTNYILIKANEESIEKLKRLPEIEFVEPNYLFFSQAEVTPNDPYYPEQWHYSLINLPAAWSITKGSSLTVVAVIDTGVRFDHPDLQGVFYDEGYDFIDDDPDPTDPGMSYDGKIISHGTHVAGTIAALTNNSQGVSGVCWGGSGIRILPIRVLDDSGIGTSFDVARGIVYAVEHGAKVLNMSLGSPSDSSIIRDAIKYAYDNDVVVVCAAGNDNGSLRYPAKYPETIAVGAVRLDKERAWYSNYGPELDVVAPGGDLDVDQMEMVIQTEF; encoded by the coding sequence ATGAAGAAGCGTGATTTTTTTGTTATTTCATTGTTTTTTGTATTCTTTCTTCTGTCAGGATGTATTTTTAACCTCTATAAGAGCAAAATTTTTGGAAGTATTTCTCCTTTTGTTGGTAGCGTTGTTGGAGGCCAACAAAGCGTATTAGTCATTGAACCTTCAACGAGTCCAATTGAATCCGAACACTATGTCCCTGGAGAATATGTTGTGAAGTTCAACAATTGGTTAGATAGAAATAAAGCCAGCAGCTTATTAATGAGTATTGGCATGGATAAAGGTTCTATTCAGAAAACGCTTAGCTTCAGAGATGGTAAAACAAATTATATTCTTATTAAAGCCAATGAGGAGAGTATAGAAAAATTAAAAAGACTTCCTGAAATCGAATTTGTGGAACCGAATTATCTCTTTTTTTCACAGGCAGAAGTGACGCCTAATGACCCGTATTATCCTGAACAGTGGCACTATTCTTTAATAAATCTTCCCGCTGCCTGGTCGATTACCAAGGGGTCATCACTAACTGTAGTAGCTGTTATCGATACGGGAGTAAGGTTTGACCATCCGGATTTGCAGGGAGTATTCTACGATGAAGGCTACGATTTTATAGATGATGACCCAGATCCGACGGATCCCGGGATGTCCTACGATGGAAAAATCATAAGCCATGGAACACATGTTGCAGGTACCATAGCTGCCCTCACCAATAACAGCCAGGGCGTTTCGGGTGTTTGTTGGGGTGGCAGCGGTATTAGGATATTACCGATTAGAGTCCTTGATGATTCGGGGATCGGAACATCATTTGATGTTGCCAGGGGTATCGTGTACGCTGTTGAACATGGAGCGAAAGTATTGAATATGAGCCTTGGCAGCCCCTCTGATAGCTCCATTATTCGCGATGCTATTAAGTACGCATACGACAATGATGTTGTCGTAGTTTGCGCAGCCGGAAATGATAATGGGAGTTTGAGGTATCCGGCAAAGTACCCCGAAACAATAGCGGTAGGAGCAGTTCGGTTAGATAAAGAAAGAGCCTGGTATTCCAACTATGGGCCTGAACTGGATGTTGTTGCTCCCGGCGGAGACCTCGATGTTGATCAAATGGAGATGGTAATCCAGACGGAGTTCTGA
- a CDS encoding glycoside hydrolase family 36 protein, which translates to MRIQIPGMSGIEIDGQLKTKVVSAGLEFNYKLNILDSGYLINLSLTNIETVPIKLSSFTVAKFSDLDFPFYCNNWGSWFPFRLYKSIPNTKEAVAFAQSAGTTLFSATPIPELFNIDIFPSDYFIANKGFLAGFLDSKVSHPYFTIDEATKTVEARIELFGKPLQPGETIEIEPLVVFHSDKLNRMLENYAEMIRDYKKPVFKELEGIGWCSWYHYFTDITFEELKKNVKLLANLREERGLPYTLVQLDDGYQKDIGDWLITNEKFPSLEEIANEISVKGFIPGLWLAPFCASETSDLFREHPEWFVKDSSGNPKRAFRNWGKDIYALDLSNREVLGFIKDLMSKIKKSGFKYIKIDFLFAGAIPGIRQNENITPIEAYVKGLETIRGALGDDVYLLGCGAPLLPSVGLVDAMRIGADTAPIWGGELPDLGIPSAKYSIRNALTRYFMHKRLWINDPDTPILRSQAAKLSDNEKELFSYVCGLLDNPIIESDDMTLVDEEGIEILRKTLSLRGGKPRVFFDDTGEIFTVAVKGGKEKNSVAVINLSDEKARVKIPEDALSWSGVNTEEMDVEIEPHSIWLRSVSSVAVELKKTVEYKEDGRQVNYYEEA; encoded by the coding sequence GTGCGGATTCAGATACCGGGAATGAGTGGCATTGAAATCGATGGTCAATTGAAGACGAAAGTTGTTTCGGCTGGACTGGAATTCAACTATAAGCTGAATATTCTGGATTCCGGTTATCTAATCAACCTCTCTTTGACAAACATCGAAACGGTTCCTATAAAACTTTCCAGTTTCACCGTAGCAAAATTTTCTGATCTCGATTTTCCTTTTTATTGCAATAATTGGGGATCATGGTTCCCTTTCAGGTTGTATAAAAGCATTCCCAACACAAAAGAGGCCGTAGCATTTGCCCAATCTGCAGGGACGACTCTTTTTTCGGCAACACCAATACCTGAGCTTTTCAATATTGATATATTTCCCAGCGACTATTTTATAGCAAATAAAGGTTTTTTAGCTGGATTCCTTGACTCAAAAGTTTCTCATCCATATTTTACGATAGATGAAGCTACCAAAACCGTGGAAGCCAGGATCGAGCTCTTTGGAAAGCCGCTCCAGCCAGGAGAAACCATAGAGATCGAACCGTTAGTGGTTTTTCATAGTGATAAACTTAACAGAATGCTGGAAAACTACGCGGAAATGATAAGAGATTACAAAAAACCTGTGTTCAAAGAATTGGAAGGAATCGGCTGGTGCAGCTGGTATCACTATTTTACCGATATCACTTTCGAAGAATTGAAGAAAAATGTTAAACTTCTGGCGAATCTTCGCGAAGAAAGAGGGCTTCCATACACGTTAGTGCAGCTAGACGACGGTTATCAGAAAGACATTGGAGATTGGCTGATAACCAATGAGAAATTTCCCTCCCTCGAGGAAATAGCAAATGAAATATCAGTGAAAGGTTTCATTCCCGGCTTATGGCTCGCACCTTTCTGTGCCTCGGAAACCTCGGATCTCTTCCGTGAACATCCGGAATGGTTTGTTAAGGATTCTTCTGGTAATCCCAAACGAGCTTTCAGGAACTGGGGAAAAGATATTTACGCTCTCGACCTTTCAAACAGGGAAGTGCTAGGGTTTATAAAAGATCTTATGTCGAAGATCAAAAAATCAGGATTCAAGTACATCAAAATAGATTTCCTTTTTGCGGGTGCAATACCAGGAATAAGACAGAACGAAAATATAACCCCCATAGAAGCATATGTTAAAGGATTGGAGACAATAAGAGGAGCTCTGGGTGATGATGTTTACTTGCTCGGTTGTGGTGCGCCCTTGCTTCCTTCCGTTGGCCTTGTTGATGCTATGAGAATAGGAGCAGATACCGCACCAATATGGGGTGGAGAGCTTCCGGATCTGGGTATCCCGAGTGCAAAATACTCAATCCGAAACGCCCTTACGCGTTATTTTATGCATAAGAGGTTATGGATAAACGATCCAGATACTCCAATTCTTCGCTCTCAAGCGGCTAAACTCTCTGATAACGAGAAAGAACTTTTCAGTTATGTCTGTGGGTTACTCGACAATCCCATCATCGAAAGCGATGATATGACTCTTGTGGATGAAGAGGGTATTGAGATCTTACGAAAGACGCTTTCTTTGAGGGGTGGAAAACCAAGAGTCTTCTTTGACGATACCGGTGAAATCTTTACGGTGGCGGTAAAAGGTGGAAAAGAAAAAAACTCCGTTGCTGTCATAAACCTCAGTGATGAAAAAGCCAGGGTTAAAATCCCTGAAGACGCCCTTTCATGGTCTGGAGTAAATACGGAAGAAATGGATGTAGAGATAGAACCACATTCCATCTGGTTGAGGAGCGTGTCATCAGTAGCTGTGGAACTAAAAAAAACAGTAGAATACAAAGAAGATGGAAGACAGGTGAATTACTATGAAGAAGCGTGA
- the istA gene encoding IS21-like element ISKol10 family transposase, whose amino-acid sequence MLTEKQVFEIRILYREGLSKLAIARRLGIAPNTVNKYLNKEWCQMAKRGSKLDPFKDYIEKRLQEYPELTATVLFKELVERGYTGKLTILRMYVSSIRPKGKPEIVVRFETEPGRQFQVDWGTGTTVIAGEKTTVKFFIMVLSYSRMLYAEIVPDEKLETLIQAHLHAFEYFGGYPSEGLYDNMKTVVKKLQKQKEYNARFMDFANFYGFKVITHRPYNPKAKGKVERLVPYVRENILYGQSYSSLTELKNVLRDWLAIANQRLHSELKETPLERFEREKNHLNELSKLYPIRRLNTRLVRNKGQIVYKERAYHVGKKYVGERVNLQVEGSLLKIYSNDELITVHPLKDQVEKRSLREYQALVGDAV is encoded by the coding sequence ATGTTAACGGAAAAGCAGGTCTTTGAAATCAGAATATTGTACAGAGAGGGGTTAAGCAAGCTAGCAATAGCCAGGCGCCTTGGCATTGCTCCCAACACCGTAAACAAATATCTTAATAAGGAGTGGTGTCAAATGGCAAAAAGAGGTTCGAAACTCGATCCTTTCAAGGATTACATCGAGAAAAGGCTCCAGGAGTATCCCGAACTTACAGCGACAGTGTTGTTTAAGGAATTGGTGGAGAGAGGTTATACCGGTAAACTGACAATACTCCGGATGTATGTGTCCTCAATAAGACCCAAGGGGAAACCTGAAATTGTTGTCAGATTCGAAACAGAACCTGGTAGACAATTTCAGGTTGATTGGGGAACGGGTACAACGGTTATTGCGGGCGAAAAGACGACCGTTAAGTTCTTCATTATGGTGTTGAGCTATTCACGGATGCTGTACGCGGAGATAGTACCAGATGAAAAGCTTGAGACCTTGATCCAAGCTCATCTGCATGCCTTTGAGTACTTTGGTGGTTATCCCTCAGAAGGTCTGTACGACAACATGAAAACCGTTGTAAAGAAGCTTCAGAAACAGAAGGAATACAACGCCAGATTCATGGATTTTGCAAACTTCTACGGCTTTAAAGTGATTACTCACAGGCCATATAATCCAAAAGCCAAAGGAAAGGTCGAGAGGTTGGTTCCTTACGTAAGGGAGAATATTCTTTACGGCCAGAGTTATTCGAGCCTAACGGAATTGAAGAACGTATTAAGAGATTGGTTAGCAATAGCAAACCAGCGACTCCATTCCGAATTAAAAGAAACCCCTCTCGAAAGATTCGAGAGGGAAAAGAATCACCTAAATGAGCTAAGTAAATTGTATCCCATTCGCAGATTAAATACAAGACTCGTAAGAAACAAAGGCCAGATAGTCTACAAGGAAAGGGCATATCATGTTGGTAAAAAATACGTAGGGGAAAGAGTCAATCTCCAGGTGGAAGGTTCACTACTGAAGATATACAGCAACGATGAACTCATTACAGTACATCCATTGAAAGACCAGGTAGAAAAAAGGTCTTTGAGAGAATACCAGGCTCTTGTGGGTGATGCGGTATGA
- the istB gene encoding IS21-like element ISKol10 family helper ATPase IstB, whose translation MSYEKVHSLLKELKLEGISRVLDSSLQNWSKGDKDVLELIEELLIAQKKENENKKYITALRYSGLPFHKTLEEFDFSFQPSIDRKQVMELKTLRFMYEKENVVFLGPPGVGKTHLAVGLGMEALREGKKIYFVNAITLVDRLKKAFVERHLEKTIRFYKSLDLLIIDELGYLPLDTEGAKLFFELVSQKYEQGSIILTSNRSFTEWDKIFEDEVLATAVLDRLLHHCTIVNIRGKSYRLKEKQKTGLVGIQTTIGRTDKLRKSER comes from the coding sequence ATGAGCTACGAAAAAGTACACAGCTTGTTGAAAGAACTGAAACTGGAAGGAATCTCCAGGGTATTGGATTCTTCTCTCCAAAACTGGAGCAAAGGAGATAAAGACGTTCTCGAATTGATTGAAGAACTACTAATAGCCCAGAAGAAAGAAAACGAGAACAAGAAATACATAACAGCTCTCAGATACAGCGGATTACCTTTCCACAAAACCCTGGAAGAATTCGATTTCAGTTTCCAACCCAGCATAGACAGAAAACAGGTAATGGAACTGAAGACCCTGAGATTCATGTACGAAAAAGAGAACGTGGTATTTCTTGGACCTCCTGGAGTAGGAAAAACACACCTGGCGGTAGGTCTTGGAATGGAAGCCCTAAGGGAAGGAAAGAAAATATACTTCGTTAATGCAATAACGTTGGTGGATCGATTAAAGAAAGCCTTTGTTGAGAGACATCTGGAAAAAACCATTAGATTCTACAAATCCCTTGACCTACTAATAATAGATGAACTGGGATACCTGCCGCTGGATACAGAGGGAGCGAAGCTGTTTTTTGAACTGGTGAGCCAGAAATACGAGCAGGGAAGCATAATCCTGACATCCAACAGAAGCTTTACCGAATGGGACAAGATATTTGAAGACGAAGTATTAGCAACAGCGGTATTGGACAGACTCTTACACCATTGTACGATAGTCAATATTCGTGGAAAAAGTTACAGACTGAAAGAAAAACAGAAAACGGGGCTTGTTGGTATACAGACGACGATTGGTAGAACCGACAAACTACGCAAATCTGAGCGATGA